The following are encoded together in the Scomber japonicus isolate fScoJap1 chromosome 20, fScoJap1.pri, whole genome shotgun sequence genome:
- the LOC128381681 gene encoding thyroid hormone receptor alpha-B-like → MEHMPKEQDPNPSEGEEKRWLNGPKRKRKNSQCSVKSMTGYIPSYLEKDEPCVVCGDKATGYHYRCITCEGCKGFFRRTIQKNLHPAYSCKYDGCCIIDKITRNQCQLCRFKKCIAVGMAMDLVLDDSKRVAKRRLIEENRERRKKEEMVKTLQNRPEPTGSEWELIRLVTEAHRHTNAQGAQWKQKRKFLPDKIGQSPVAPTSDGDKVDLEAFSEFTKIITPAITRVVDFAKKLPMFSELPCEDQIILLKGCCMEIMSLRAAMRYDPESETLTLSGEMAVKREQLKNGGLGVVSDAIFDLGKSLAQFNLDDTEVALLQAVLLMSSDRSGLTCVDKIEKCQETYLLAFEHYINYRKHNIPHFWPKLLMKVTDLRMIGACHASRFLHMKVECPNELFPPLFLEVFEDQEV, encoded by the exons GGTACATCCCCAGCTACCTCGAGAAGGATGAGccatgtgtggtgtgtggtgacAAGGCCACAGGTTACCACTACCGCTGCATTACCTGCGAGGGCTGCAAG GGTTTCTTCCGTAGGACCATTCAAAAGAACCTCCACCCCGCCTACTCCTGTAAGTACGATGGCTGCTGCATCATCGACAAGATCACCCGCAACCAGTGTCAGCTCTGCCGCTTCAAGAAGTGCATTGCAGTGGGCATGGCCATGGACT TGGTGCTGGACGACTCAAAGCGTGTTGCTAAACGGCGTCTCATCGAAGAGAACAGGGAGCGACGCAAGAAGGAGGAAATGGTGAAAACCCTCCAGAACCGTCCAGAGCCCACGGGGTCCGAGTGGGAGCTGATCCGCCTGGTGACAGAAGCCCATCGACACACCAATGCTCAGGGCGCCCAGTGGAAACAGAAACGCAAATTCCTG ccaGACAAAATTGGCCAGTCCCCCGTTGCCCCGACGTCAGACGGAGACAAGGTGGACCTGGAGGCCTTCAGCGAGTTCACGAAGATCATCACTCCTGCCATCACCCGTGTCGTTGACTTTGCCAAAAAACTGCCCATGTTCTCTGAG CTGCCTTGTGAAGACCAGATCATCCTGTTGAAGGGCTGCTGCATGGAGATCATGTCGCTGCGAGCTGCTATGCGCTACGACCCAGAGAGCGAGACGCTAACGCTGAGCGGGGAGATGGCGGTGAAGCGCGAGCAGCTGAAGAACGGCGGGCTGGGCGTAGTGTCGGACGCCATCTTTGATTTGGGCAAGAGCTTAGCGCAGTTCAACCTGGACGACACAGAGGTGGCCCTGCTGCAGGCCGTGCTGCTCATGAGCTCAG ACCGCTCCGGGCTGACCTGCGTGGACAAGATCGAGAAGTGCCAGGAGACCTACCTGCTGGCGTTTGAGCACTACATCAACTACCGCAAGCACAACATTCCCCACTTCTGGCCGAAGCTCCTGATGAAGGTGACAGACTTGCGGATGATCGGGGCGTGCCACGCCAGCCGCTTCCTTCACATGAAGGTGGAGTGTCCCAACGAACTCTTCCCGCCTCTCTTCCTGGAGGTCTTTGAGGACCAGGAGGTGTGA